The following coding sequences are from one Nilaparvata lugens isolate BPH chromosome 4, ASM1435652v1, whole genome shotgun sequence window:
- the LOC111047598 gene encoding mediator of RNA polymerase II transcription subunit 20: MGVTVLQQFPMGENRTGPQTIEFLTKRVVALGAVQCGQFLVDCETYMSVPALGTPRTVHVLHNSEQPASVFSLLETGTKTIPLVADGLFDLLMLKMTPIYTSKKQTKVESKGPRFELTDFVIKLGSVTMSQNFKGILVEVEYRPCVVPANCWELLREFLQGFLGTCVQNVPPQYLQNRMTDIYQPMDTIHQYLEHFTMYRKASGMLQYQ, from the coding sequence atGGGGGTGACAGTGTTACAGCAATTTCCAATGGGAGAAAACAGAACTGGTCCTCaaacaattgaatttttaacAAAAAGAGTGGTTGCCTTAGGAGCAGTGCAGTGCGGTCAGTTTCTAGTTGACTGTGAAACATATATGTCAGTCCCGGCTTTAGGAACACCTCGTACGGTACATGTCCTTCATAACTCTGAACAACCGGCATCAGTATTTTCTTTATTAGAAACCGGCACAAAAACTATACCTCTTGTTGCGGATGGTCTCTTTGACCTATTAATGTTGAAAATGACACCGATATATACATCTAAAAAGCAGACTAAAGTTGAATCAAAAGGACCTCGTTTTGAACTTACTGATTTTGTAATCAAACTGGGTAGTGTTACTATGAGTCAAAACTTTAAAGGCATTCTTGTAGAAGTAGAATACAGACCTTGTGTTGTTCCAGCCAATTGTTGGGAATTGTTGAGAGAGTTTCTTCAAGGATTTCTTGGTACTTGTGTACAAAATGTACCACCACAGTACTTGCAAAATCGCATGACTGATATCTATCAACCTATGGACACTATTCATCAATACTTGGAACATTTTACAATGTACCGAAAAGCTTCAGGCATGcttcaatatcaataa